From the genome of Xylocopilactobacillus apis:
TTTTAAAGATGATGCTTCTAAAAATTTACATGATTTGGCTGAAACGTTAAGAAATGAGTACGTAATTGAGGTTACCGGTAAAGTTTGCAAAAGAGCTAATGGTGAAGCAAATGAACGCATGAAGACCGGTGAGATTGAAATTGAAGTTACCGATTTAAAAGTTCTCAGCACTTCGAAAGCTTTGCCGTTTAATATTGAAGATCATGTTGACGTTAAAGAAGACTTAAAATTAAAGTATCGTTATTTAGATTTGAGAAGGCCAGAAATGCAGCGGGCAATCATGCTGCGTTCTAAAATTAAGCACGTAATTCATCGTTTTATGGATGAAAACGGCTTTATTGATATTGAGACTCCCGATTTAACAAAATCAACGCCCGAAGGAGCGCGTGATTTTCTAGTCCCATCTCGTACTTATAATGGTAATTTTTGGGCTTTACCGCAGTCACCCCAGCTATTTAAACAGCTTTTAATGAGTGCAGGCTTTGATCGTTATTATCAAATTGCTCGTTGTTTTAGAGATGAAGATTTAAGAGGAGACCGCCAGCCTGAATTCACGCAAGTGGATATTGAAACTTCATTTTTAAGTGAAGAAGAAATTATGACAATTGCTGAACAATTAATTTCGACAGTTTTAAAAGAAGTAATTAATGTAGATGTTAAACTGCCGATCGAGCGTATGGGTTGGAATGAAGCTATGGATAATTACGGTTCAGATAAGCCAGATCTTCGTTTTGACATGAAACTTATTAATGTTGAAGAAGTCGTCAGTAAAACTGATTTTAAGGTCTTTAGTTCAGCATTAAATAACGGTGGGATTGTTAGAGCGTTAGTTGCACCAAAAGCAGGAGATAAATTTTCTCGAAAAGATATTGACTCTTGGGGTGAATATGTTAAACGCTTTGGGGCAAAGGGTCTTGCTTGGCTTAAAGTTAAAGATGGTGAACTAGCAGGACCTGTTGCTAAATTTATGAAACCAGTGACTGAAGAGTTGTTAAAAGCAACAGAAGCAGAAGATGATGATTTAATTCTTTTTGCAGCCGATGAAAAAGAAGTTGTTTATGCGACATTGGGATATTTAAGAACATTTCTTGGCGAAAAACTCGGATTAATTGATCATGATCAATTCCGATTTGTTTGGATTACTGATTGGCCAATGTTCCATTATTCAAAGGAAGAAGATCGATATATGGCTGAGCATCATCCATTTACGCTGCCAAAAGAAGATACGCTTGAGTATTTAGAAAGTGATCCTAGCAAAGTTTATGCATATGCCTATGATATTTGTTTGAATGGATACGAACTTGGCGGCGGCTCACTTAGAATTCATACGAGAGAAATGCAGGAAAAAATGTTTAAAGCATTGGGCTTCACAGCAGAAGATGCTAATGAACGTTTTGGATTTTTAATGAATGCTCTTGATTACGGATTTCCTCCCCATGGTGGCTTAGCTTTTGGGTTAGATCGTTTTGCAATGCTTTTGGCAAAGAAAAATAATATTCGTGACGTAATTGCTTTTCCAAAAAATTCTAAGGGTGTTGAAGTTCTCACTGATGCACCGGGTGAAGTAGAACAAGCTCAGCTAGATGAATTGGGACTTAAAGTACTTAAGAAGATGCCTTCAGCAGATTTACAAAAAATCGAGAATATTTCGGTTACTGATGAAGTAAGTCTTAGGCGTTATCAGTTAAATGACGCTAAAGAAATTCAGCAATTAGTTGAAGAAAACCGCGATAATTTGGCAAAGTTTTTGCCATGGGCAACAGCTAATGATTTAGCAGCCGAAGAAAGTTTTGTTAAAGAAGCAGTAGCAAGTTTTGACGCTGGAGTGTCATTTGATTATGTTATTGAAAAGAATGAAAAAATTGTTGGAACGATTGATTTGCATAATATTCATAAAACAAATGCCGAGATCGGTTATTGGCTGGCAGAGAACCATCAGCATCAAGGAATAATGACAATGGCAGTTAAAAAATTAGTCGAAGCACTTTCCCCAGTTTTAAACCTTCATCGAGTTGTAATTAAGACCGATCCCTCAAATGTTTCAAGTCAAAAGGTTGCTCTGAATGCTGGTTTTACATTAGAAGGTGTTCAACATGGAGCAGTTGAGCAAAATGGTGAATTTAAAGATTTTCAAGTTTATTATTATCTTATAGAAGGTGAATAATTTTGGAAAATCTCCAAAGGCTATTTCAAATCTCAGTCGAAAAAAATTTAAATTTGCGTTTAGCAATGCCAGCTGATGCAAATGCTTTGGAGAAAGTGATTGAAGAAAATCGTGACCATTTAGCAAAATATCTTCCGTGGGTCAAAATTAATACCTTAAATGATTTAAAGAAGTTTTTAACTAATGCGATTGATTTATTTGGTCAAGGGAAAATGTTTGAATATCTAATCGTAAAAGGAACGGAAATTGTAGGAATTGCTGAAATTAATGAAGTAAATCAAAATGAGCGCTCGGCAGAAGTGGGATACTGGCTGGCAAGTAATTTCTGTCATCAGGGTATTATGACTAAATCGATCAAGGTCTTAATTAGAGAAATTAGTGAGGTTTTAAAGCTACACCGATTTGTAATAAGAACTGATGTAGATAATGAGCCAAGTCGCAAGTTGGCAGTAAGTGCAGGTTTTTCTTTTGAAGGGATCCGCAAAGAAGATCACTTTTCAGCAGGTCAATTTTATGATTCAGCAGTCTATTATTATTTGGTGAAAAATGGAAAATAAAGAGAGTGAATTTCGTGATCATCAGGAAAAATTATTTTTAATTGCAAACGCGTTAATTATTGGAACTTTGACCGGATTTGTCATTTCAGTATTTCGTTTAGCAATCGAAAAAATATTTGATTTAATCACTAAAATTTTTACCAACTTTAATCAGTCGCCAATACCCGTTTTACTTTTAATAATTTTTAGTGTGCTTGCTTTAAGCGGGTGCGGATTCTTAATCCATCGATATCCTTACTTAAGCGGTTCAGGGATTCCTCAAATTGAAGGACAATTAAAAGGTGTTTACCACGAAAAAGCAATAGGTACATTAATCGGTAAATTTTTTGGCGGGATAATCGCGATTGGCAGTGGTTTAATGCTGGGACGCGAGGGACCAAGTGTGCAGATCGGCGGTTCGATTGGTCAGATTACAAGTTCTTTTTATCATCAAAAAGAAGATCGCCATTTAAAAATTTTCATTGCTTGCGGGGCAGCTGCTGGCTTATCAGCTGCTTTTACGGCACCATTAGCAAGCGTTATTTTTGTAGCAGAGGAAATTTATCACCGCTTTATTCCAGTTGTTTGGATTTCAGCGTTTGTAAGTTCAATGGCAGCATCTTTTGTGACTTTAAATATTTTTGGCTTACAGCCAGTATTAAAAATTCATTATATTTCTGTTTTACAGCTTAAATATTATCCCTGGATTATTATAATTGGGATATTAATTGGCTTGCTTTGCCGCTTATATCAAATATTGCTTTTGAAAATGCCGCTGTTAATGAGTTACACCAAGCTCCCAGATTACTTTTTTGGACCTTTTGTTTACATTCTGATGATTCCGCTGGCTTTGTTTTTGCCTTACTGCATCGGTGGGGGAAATCAGTTGATAACTTTTGTAGGCAAAAATTCGATTAATATCTGGTTTTTAGGATTGATTATCTTAATTAGATTTTTATACTCGCTTTTGTCTTATGCAACAAAGTTACCGGGGGAATATTTTTACCGAGTTTGACTTTAGGCGCTTTAATAGGTGCGTGGAGCGCAAATATTCTAATTAATATTGGTGTTCTGCCAATTAATTATTTACCAAATATGGTAATTTTAGGAATGGTTGGTTTTTTCGCTGGAGTAACAAAGGCTCCTTTTACTGCAATTTTATTAGTAAGCGAAATGGTAGGAGGAACAAGTCAGGTATTATCATTATTAATTGTGGCAATTACCTCTTACTTGGTGGTTGATGAATTGAGCGGCAAGCCAATTTATGAAGATTTGTTGGAACAGTTGGTTAGACCGCAAAATCAGTCTTAATACTGAGTAATGTTTTCTAAATAGCATTTAATATATAATTATTATTAATTTTAAGGAGATTTTTATGAGTAGAAATACACGTCGCTGGCTTTGGATTGGCATTCCTGTTGTCATCGTTTTAATGTTAATTTTTTCGGTTATTGGGACCTATAATTCATTAGCTAAATCAAAACAAAATGTTGATGCGCAGTGGTCACAGGTTGAAAACGTGATGCAGCGTCGATATGATTTGATTCCTAATCTGGTTAATGCTGTTAAAGGATCAATGAAACAAGAACAAAAGGTTTTTGGGGAAATTGCAGAAGCTCGCAAGAGTTATGGCAATGCAACAACTGCTTCCGATAAATTAAAAGCTGATGCTAAAATCAATAGTTCTGTTGGAACGTTGATAAATGCAATCGGTGAAAACTATCCTCAATTAAAGTCTAACGATAACGTTAATAGTTTAATGACTCAATTAGAAGGATCCGAAAATCGAATTAGTGTTGAAAGACGGAGATATAACGAATCAATTCAGACTTATAATAATTCAATTGTAACTTTTCCTAAAAATATGGTTGCCGGCATGTTAGGGTATCATAAAATGGATTACTATAAAGCAGATAGTAAAGCACAAAATGCACCAAAAGTTGATCTTGATACAGGTAAATAAATAATTTTAATAGAGCTCATCCAATGAGTTCTTTTTATTCAATAAGATTGGATAATTTAAAATGACAAACAAACAAAATCGAAAGTATAGTTTCATCTTCTTATTTCTTTTGACCTTCTTTTTTTCGGCAATTTCGTCAGGACAAATAGTTAGAGCAGCTGAAGATCTTCCAAGTGCACCAGATTCATTTTATTATGATCAAACTAATACATTGAATGAAACGACCAAAGATTTGGTTCAGAAAAAGAATCTTTACTATAAGGAAAAGTCCAAGGCTCCTCAGATCGTTCTTGCAATGATCAAAAGTACTAATGGTGATGATATTGATGAATATGCGCCGGATTTATTTCAAAAATGGAAAATTGGGAATAAATCTAAAAATAATGGAATCCTAATTCTATATGCGGTTAATAATGGATCGCGAAACGTAAGAATTGAAGTTGGATATGGACTTGAAGGAGATTTGCCGGATGCCTTAGCGGGAAAAATTCTTAGTGATAATAAAAGTGATTTAAAATCTAATTCACCTGATCGCGTTAATAAAGGATTGCAGCAAGTTTTTAAATCAGTTTCGGGAGTTGTCGATAAAGCTAATGGGTACAAGACTTCAGATGTTAAGTACGGTGAAACATACGTTAATCAGAGAAATAGTAACGAAGATAGTACTGGCATAAAACCATATTTTGTAATTATTTTTGTAATATTCATTGCAGTATTGGCCTGTATCAAACCTAGAAGTGTTCATAAAGATGGATTGCGCCACAGTATTTTGTGGTGGATTTTCTGGATCCTATTTTGGAACAACAATCATCGTGGCGGTGGTTTTTGGGGAGGAAGCGGATTTTCCGGTGGCGGCGGAGGGTTCTCCGGCGGTGGAGGATTTTCTGGAGGCGGCGGTTCTTCCGGCGGCGGCGGAGCCAGCATTTAATAAAATGCAGTTAACGATTTGTTAGCTGTTTTTTTATTTTAGGTGACAATTTGATTGTTGAAATTTATTAAATAATATATAGTTAAAATACGTTTAAAGCTAAAATCAGAAAAGGTTAAATAAAATGTTTACAAAAAGAAACTGTATTTTGTACTTAGTGTTATTTTTTATTTGCGGTAGTTTGCTCAATTTTCAAAATGTTGCGGCTGAAATAATACCATATCATGAAGTTCACTCAGCTGTCAGTTTAGATGATGATTCAACATCTAGTTCTAGTTCAACTTCTGATTCCAGTTCTAGCAGCAGTGATTCTAACACTAAATTTAGTGATTTAAACCCAACTCTTCAAGGTATTGTATTTCGAATTTTAATGTCTGTTGCAATGATCTTTGTAGTTTTATTACTGATTGTTCTTTTTATTAGATCAAAATCTGAAAGATTTTTTGCTAAATTCATCCGAAGAACTTATGATGATCCAGATCATAGTAATCCTTTTAAAGGTAATGGGTTTAAGAAAAAATCTTCCGATTCTAAGGACAATCCTCCAAAAAAGCCAGGAATTAAGTTGTAGTGGGCAGTTTGAACTTGTTTCTTTTTTGATTTTAAAAGATCAAAAAAATTGGATCGTAGGGGGCCAGATTTGAAATTTAAAGATAAGTTAATTCCAAGTTTATTGCTAATCTTAGCTTTTGTTATTGCTTTAAATATAAAAACTGTAAATGCGTCAGACTTTATACCTTCGAAGCCCTCGACAAGCTATTATGATGAACTGGGAGTTTTAAGTAATTCAACGAAAGATGAAGTTGAAAATAAAAACGCTGAATATAGTAAAAAAGACAAAGCACCGCAAGTAATGCTAGTTGTGGTAAATTCTAGTCACGGTGAAGGTGTCAGCTTATACGCAGACGAAATAATCTTAGATTGGAAACTAGGAAGCCGAGATAAACACAATGGAGCAATGGTTTTGTATGCGTATAATAACGGAGAACAAAATGTTGCAATAAAAACTGATTATGGATTAGCCCAAGTTGTTACTGATAAAGAAGCAAAAGAAATTCTTGAGAGTAATCGTGATGATCTAAAATCTACTGATTCTATGAAATTAGATCGAGGTTTGCGAAATGTTTATAACTCGGTTACAAAATTAGTAGATAAAAGTTTCAGTAGTCAAGAAAGTGGAGAATCCAAAGGAATAGATTCTGGAATCCGAATTAAGTTTATTTTACTGATTGTTACTGTGTTAATAATTGTTATATTTGCTACATATAAATTCTTTATTAGCGTATATAAATCAAAGAGGCTGTTGTATTGGGGAACACCGATTGATTCTGACGAAAAGTCTAAAGACACCAAAGAATCTGAAAATAAGGAGATTAACAATCATCCTGGCGGGAAATCACGTAAAGAATGAGTAAAATAAATTTATTTAAGTAGTAATATCATAATAATGAATAATTAATGTCACCGGATATAGTAATCTTTGTCTCTTTTAGGTTACTTTTTTAAAAACGGTGATTTTTTCTTGCTTTAAAAAGATAACAGTGTTATCTTTTTGTAGAGGACAAAAATGATTAATAAAAAGAAAGATACTAAGAAAAAAATTATTGAAGCGGCGATTAATGAGCTTCGTGAACACAATTATCAAGATTTATCACTGAGAAAATTATCAAAGCAGGTTGGTTTGACGACGGGAGCTTTTTATAAGCATTTTAGTAGTCGGGATGAGTTGTTTGAAGAGGTTACTTTAGAAATATCAACAGAAATTTCTCAAGAGATTGAAGTTGATTTAATTGATTGTGAACCACAAACTGCAATTTTAAAATATGCCGATAAACTTTTTAAGTTATTTGACGATGATCCTAATCTAATGAATTTTTTGTTTTTTAATCCAGTTGCTAGTCAAGTTCTGATTGCGAAAAAGCCAGTGTTTCCGCTGCTTGAATTAATTCAGCAATTGATAAGAAATTTGATCATTACAAAACATTTAAAAGTGAATGAAGAAGAACTATTTATTCAGTTGTGGTCTTTTATTCAAGGGTATATTACTTTAGTGGTTAATCACGTTACTCATTTTGACTCGCAATTTTTAAAACGAACCTTAAACCAATTATTGGAGGAACCAGAGAGTGAATAATTATTTGATTATCTATTGCCATCCTTGGAATGGAAGTTTTAATCATTCTGTTTTGCAGCAAATTATCGCCAATTTAAAATCGCATCATCAGAAATTTGAATTGATCGATTTATATAAAGAACATTTTGATCCAGCATACGATGAGGAAGAGTTGAGACTTTTTCACGAAGGAAAAACTCATGACCCATTAGTTACAAAGTATCTTAAAATGATGCAAAACGCAGATCAAGTAATTTTTGTCACACCAATTTGGTGGAATGGAATTCCCGGGATGCTTAAAGGTTTTATTGATAAGGTGATGAAAGAAGGTGAGGGGTTAAGCCATATTGTCACAAAAACTGGGATCAAAGGAGAATTAACCAACATCAAAAAGGCTTACGTTTTTACAAGTTCAACTTCTCCGACCCTATATTATAAATATTTGGCTGGGAATGGAATTAAGAAGATTTTTATTAATCAGACTCTTAAACAAATAGGCGTAAAAAAAGCGAGATGGATCAATTTTGGCAACATGACCCATTCAAAAAAAGAACAAAGAGAAAAATATTTGAATCGCATTTGGAAAATGAATCTGTAATTTAGGATGTTCTTTCTTTCGTTTTCAGGTAAAATTATTCATCGATGGATAATAAAAAACACGAAATTTATATTACAGAAGATGGTTCAAAACTTAAGATTCCTCAGGATCGAAAATTTCAATTTAAAGCAGATGGCAAAACCTATCAGGTTAATTTAATTGAAAATGATCAAAATCAGCAGTCTGATTTGATTCACAAGTCAATATGGCCGATTATCGTTGGGTCGTTAGTTTTTTTGCTGCTGGCTCTTTCAACTCAAAAAAGATATTTACCGATTTCTGGAGTTTATTCTTTATCAAGCTTCGTAATTGTAATTGGTGCGGTAAGTTCTTTAGTTTTATTAATGAATTATTTTATTCGAGGTAAATTCAAAGAAATACCGCGATTAAAAGATTTATCTTGGCGAAGTTTTCCGACGATTATCATTGCTTTTACCTGTATTACAATATTTTTCTTGATTGCCTTTTTCTGGCTTTTAAGTGTGGCTTTCAAAGGTGCAGAATTTGATATTTATACTTCAACGATTCTGGCTTCAATGTTTTTGGCAATTAATAATTACAGCGTGAATTTTATGATTAATAATGTTTCGCCTTCGATGATTACTAATTTACTAATTGTGGTGATTATTAGCGGGGTCATTTTTTCTATTATCATGAATCAAAATTCTCGTTGGTGGGAAGTAAATCTGAGCTTTTTGGGCTCGAAGGCTGCAAAAAATGCTTGGCAGTTTAACTTTACTTTAATTCTTTCAGCTTTGTTGATGGTGGCGCTGATTGACTATCTATTTGTTTCATTAGAGAAAAAGTTTCACAATAATTGGCGGCTTAACCTTTTAAGAATTACTTTAACGATGACGGCAATTTGTTTGGGAGGAGTGGGGCTTTTTCCGAACGTTCATGGAGATATTTTACATGAGCTGCATGATGATTCAGCTTTGTTGATGGTTTGTTTAATATTTTTTCAAATTGTTGCTATTAAATGGTTGCTGCCGCAAGTTACAAAAACATTTTTGGCAACTTCGTACATCATTGGAGGATTAATTCTTTTCGTAGGAATTTTATGGAAAATATTTCGGTACTTTTCACTTACTGCTTTTGAAATTTTTGCTTTTATTCTAGCATTTTCGTGGCTTTTATTATTAGTTCAGAACTTGGAATTTTTAAGCCGTAAAGAAGTGCCTTTATATGTTTTGAAGAAAAATTAATCTAAAAAAATTAACGCTGATGAAATTAAAATCTATTCTGGATTTTGATTTTCATCAGCGTTTTGTTTATTTAATTATATTGTTATATGCATCTTGTTTTTGATGTCAAAAATTTATTAAAAACCCCTTGAAAAATAACTTCAAGAGGCTTTTTTTAGATAAATTCTTCTGATAGTTTTATGTATTCATCAATATCTTGCTTAATTAAATCGGCTCCATCCTGCC
Proteins encoded in this window:
- the aspS gene encoding aspartate--tRNA ligase is translated as MAKRTKYAGEVTVSDVDQTITLKGWVQKRRNLGALIFVDLRDRSGIVQIVFKDDASKNLHDLAETLRNEYVIEVTGKVCKRANGEANERMKTGEIEIEVTDLKVLSTSKALPFNIEDHVDVKEDLKLKYRYLDLRRPEMQRAIMLRSKIKHVIHRFMDENGFIDIETPDLTKSTPEGARDFLVPSRTYNGNFWALPQSPQLFKQLLMSAGFDRYYQIARCFRDEDLRGDRQPEFTQVDIETSFLSEEEIMTIAEQLISTVLKEVINVDVKLPIERMGWNEAMDNYGSDKPDLRFDMKLINVEEVVSKTDFKVFSSALNNGGIVRALVAPKAGDKFSRKDIDSWGEYVKRFGAKGLAWLKVKDGELAGPVAKFMKPVTEELLKATEAEDDDLILFAADEKEVVYATLGYLRTFLGEKLGLIDHDQFRFVWITDWPMFHYSKEEDRYMAEHHPFTLPKEDTLEYLESDPSKVYAYAYDICLNGYELGGGSLRIHTREMQEKMFKALGFTAEDANERFGFLMNALDYGFPPHGGLAFGLDRFAMLLAKKNNIRDVIAFPKNSKGVEVLTDAPGEVEQAQLDELGLKVLKKMPSADLQKIENISVTDEVSLRRYQLNDAKEIQQLVEENRDNLAKFLPWATANDLAAEESFVKEAVASFDAGVSFDYVIEKNEKIVGTIDLHNIHKTNAEIGYWLAENHQHQGIMTMAVKKLVEALSPVLNLHRVVIKTDPSNVSSQKVALNAGFTLEGVQHGAVEQNGEFKDFQVYYYLIEGE
- a CDS encoding GNAT family N-acetyltransferase; protein product: MENLQRLFQISVEKNLNLRLAMPADANALEKVIEENRDHLAKYLPWVKINTLNDLKKFLTNAIDLFGQGKMFEYLIVKGTEIVGIAEINEVNQNERSAEVGYWLASNFCHQGIMTKSIKVLIREISEVLKLHRFVIRTDVDNEPSRKLAVSAGFSFEGIRKEDHFSAGQFYDSAVYYYLVKNGK
- a CDS encoding LemA family protein encodes the protein MSRNTRRWLWIGIPVVIVLMLIFSVIGTYNSLAKSKQNVDAQWSQVENVMQRRYDLIPNLVNAVKGSMKQEQKVFGEIAEARKSYGNATTASDKLKADAKINSSVGTLINAIGENYPQLKSNDNVNSLMTQLEGSENRISVERRRYNESIQTYNNSIVTFPKNMVAGMLGYHKMDYYKADSKAQNAPKVDLDTGK
- a CDS encoding TPM domain-containing protein; this encodes MTNKQNRKYSFIFLFLLTFFFSAISSGQIVRAAEDLPSAPDSFYYDQTNTLNETTKDLVQKKNLYYKEKSKAPQIVLAMIKSTNGDDIDEYAPDLFQKWKIGNKSKNNGILILYAVNNGSRNVRIEVGYGLEGDLPDALAGKILSDNKSDLKSNSPDRVNKGLQQVFKSVSGVVDKANGYKTSDVKYGETYVNQRNSNEDSTGIKPYFVIIFVIFIAVLACIKPRSVHKDGLRHSILWWIFWILFWNNNHRGGGFWGGSGFSGGGGGFSGGGGFSGGGGSSGGGGASI
- a CDS encoding TPM domain-containing protein: MKFKDKLIPSLLLILAFVIALNIKTVNASDFIPSKPSTSYYDELGVLSNSTKDEVENKNAEYSKKDKAPQVMLVVVNSSHGEGVSLYADEIILDWKLGSRDKHNGAMVLYAYNNGEQNVAIKTDYGLAQVVTDKEAKEILESNRDDLKSTDSMKLDRGLRNVYNSVTKLVDKSFSSQESGESKGIDSGIRIKFILLIVTVLIIVIFATYKFFISVYKSKRLLYWGTPIDSDEKSKDTKESENKEINNHPGGKSRKE
- a CDS encoding TetR/AcrR family transcriptional regulator, producing the protein MINKKKDTKKKIIEAAINELREHNYQDLSLRKLSKQVGLTTGAFYKHFSSRDELFEEVTLEISTEISQEIEVDLIDCEPQTAILKYADKLFKLFDDDPNLMNFLFFNPVASQVLIAKKPVFPLLELIQQLIRNLIITKHLKVNEEELFIQLWSFIQGYITLVVNHVTHFDSQFLKRTLNQLLEEPESE
- a CDS encoding NAD(P)H-dependent oxidoreductase, which produces MNNYLIIYCHPWNGSFNHSVLQQIIANLKSHHQKFELIDLYKEHFDPAYDEEELRLFHEGKTHDPLVTKYLKMMQNADQVIFVTPIWWNGIPGMLKGFIDKVMKEGEGLSHIVTKTGIKGELTNIKKAYVFTSSTSPTLYYKYLAGNGIKKIFINQTLKQIGVKKARWINFGNMTHSKKEQREKYLNRIWKMNL
- a CDS encoding DUF998 domain-containing protein, whose amino-acid sequence is MDNKKHEIYITEDGSKLKIPQDRKFQFKADGKTYQVNLIENDQNQQSDLIHKSIWPIIVGSLVFLLLALSTQKRYLPISGVYSLSSFVIVIGAVSSLVLLMNYFIRGKFKEIPRLKDLSWRSFPTIIIAFTCITIFFLIAFFWLLSVAFKGAEFDIYTSTILASMFLAINNYSVNFMINNVSPSMITNLLIVVIISGVIFSIIMNQNSRWWEVNLSFLGSKAAKNAWQFNFTLILSALLMVALIDYLFVSLEKKFHNNWRLNLLRITLTMTAICLGGVGLFPNVHGDILHELHDDSALLMVCLIFFQIVAIKWLLPQVTKTFLATSYIIGGLILFVGILWKIFRYFSLTAFEIFAFILAFSWLLLLVQNLEFLSRKEVPLYVLKKN